Proteins encoded within one genomic window of Mesobacillus subterraneus:
- a CDS encoding class I SAM-dependent methyltransferase produces MDAVKQNSFAWDKKVESEAVYTKAVSKEVIEKSKAGEWEITVTTGKPVPRSWFPQSLTGLKVLCLASGGGQQGPVLAAAGADVTVVDISKKQLEQDEFVAKRDGLNINTLQCSMTDLSAFMDGEFDLIIHPVSNLFVEDISQVWKEASRVLKDKGTLISGFTNPLLFIFDDEEDMRGNLVVKNKIPTSSLDNLTDEEKEEFYQSDLTIEFGHTLEDQIQGQIDAGLVISGLYEDDFGGRRPLDTYIKCFVATKAVKIKL; encoded by the coding sequence ATGGATGCTGTTAAACAAAATAGTTTTGCATGGGACAAGAAGGTAGAAAGTGAAGCGGTTTATACTAAGGCGGTTTCAAAGGAGGTAATTGAAAAAAGCAAAGCGGGCGAATGGGAAATCACGGTGACAACTGGAAAACCGGTCCCGAGGAGCTGGTTTCCACAATCACTAACAGGCTTGAAAGTTCTTTGTCTTGCTTCTGGCGGAGGTCAGCAGGGACCTGTTCTGGCTGCAGCAGGTGCGGATGTTACAGTTGTTGATATTTCCAAAAAACAGCTGGAGCAGGATGAGTTTGTCGCTAAAAGAGATGGACTGAATATAAATACATTACAATGCAGCATGACAGATCTATCAGCGTTCATGGATGGGGAATTTGACTTGATCATCCATCCGGTATCCAATTTATTCGTAGAAGACATCTCACAAGTTTGGAAGGAAGCATCAAGAGTACTGAAAGACAAAGGGACACTGATATCCGGCTTTACAAATCCTCTTTTATTTATTTTTGATGATGAAGAGGATATGAGAGGAAACTTGGTAGTGAAAAATAAGATTCCAACGTCGTCTCTAGACAACCTGACAGATGAAGAAAAGGAAGAATTTTATCAATCTGATCTTACTATAGAATTCGGCCATACATTAGAGGACCAGATTCAGGGTCAAATTGATGCCGGCCTGGTCATTTCTGGTTTGTATGAAGACGATTTTGGCGGCAGAAGGCCACTGGATACATATATTAAATGCTTTGTTGCTACAAAAGCTGTCAAAATAAAGCTTTGA
- a CDS encoding DUF3900 domain-containing protein: MEFEVQYLSFYVVQVEGKGEQADKRYKHFQTLNEQEYESSHLKDFLDGEFAKIVKRKVDRHPKTDEVPTKLGYFIVEEGHDLTSNPNYNLFHRVRFAESKEDFQQESEKFAIAYVDTSAVRGGAFIVARAKLRKFFDDAFVFILKCDFEPKVASISDESTLIQQVEMAITTKNMKSIQYPYMPEEGMIQDNELKINQSSHARYFEDFLKFVEYGQSMPEIVKTQVIEMVRGHMEETFEPESEEREQLENAMEIWAASDKRELQERFEPEQVIEAAAQLIEHTPELELKMKLDHISVKGLLADYGDSIHLAKVNGKYVIMIEADTITFEKGFSPVEFAKPDEIGTVVERIRQKG, from the coding sequence ATGGAATTTGAAGTTCAATATTTATCATTTTACGTAGTACAGGTAGAAGGCAAAGGCGAGCAGGCTGATAAAAGATACAAGCATTTCCAGACATTGAATGAGCAAGAATATGAGTCAAGTCATCTAAAGGATTTTCTTGATGGAGAGTTCGCAAAAATCGTCAAGCGCAAGGTCGATCGCCATCCAAAAACAGATGAAGTTCCCACTAAGCTCGGATACTTCATCGTCGAGGAGGGGCATGATTTAACCTCCAACCCGAACTACAACCTTTTCCATCGTGTCCGTTTTGCAGAGTCAAAGGAAGACTTCCAGCAAGAGAGCGAAAAATTTGCTATTGCTTACGTAGATACTAGCGCAGTAAGAGGTGGGGCTTTCATTGTTGCGAGAGCTAAGCTTCGCAAGTTTTTTGATGATGCTTTCGTGTTCATCCTGAAATGCGATTTTGAACCAAAGGTTGCATCTATTTCGGATGAATCGACATTGATCCAGCAAGTGGAAATGGCGATAACGACAAAAAACATGAAATCAATTCAGTATCCTTATATGCCAGAAGAGGGAATGATCCAGGATAATGAACTGAAAATCAACCAGTCTTCACATGCACGTTATTTTGAAGACTTCCTTAAATTTGTAGAGTATGGCCAGTCAATGCCTGAAATCGTTAAGACTCAAGTCATAGAGATGGTCCGAGGGCATATGGAAGAAACGTTTGAGCCGGAAAGTGAGGAACGGGAGCAGCTTGAGAACGCCATGGAAATCTGGGCAGCCAGTGACAAACGCGAGCTCCAGGAACGTTTCGAGCCCGAACAGGTCATTGAAGCGGCTGCACAGCTTATCGAGCATACTCCTGAACTGGAACTAAAAATGAAGCTCGACCACATTTCGGTAAAAGGGTTGCTGGCGGATTATGGTGACAGCATCCACCTGGCTAAGGTCAATGGAAAGTATGTCATTATGATAGAGGCTGATACCATTACTTTCGAGAAAGGCTTTTCACCAGTCGAATTTGCCAAACCGGATGAAATCGGTACTGTAGTTGAAAGGATCAGGCAAAAGGGCTGA